The nucleotide sequence GGCGGCGATCTCCCGTTCGCGGGGGCTCAGCACCCCGGTCGGTCCGGCCGGCGCCCGGCCGGCGTCGTCCGCCTGGCCCGACGGCGGCGACCCCGGCTCCTCCCCGGACAGCGCCCGGGCGCACTGGAGCAGGCACGCCCGGTCGGCGGACCGCACCGCGCGGGCGGCGGCCTGGCCGGCCAGTCGAGAGCCGTCCCAGGTCAGCCCGATCCCCGCCAGCCGCTCGGCGGCGGAGAGCACCGCCGAGGCGTCGACGTCGCCCGTGAGCACCCGCAGCCAGCTGCGCCCGGCGTCGGCGAGCACCGCGGCGTAGAAGCTCGTGCGCGCCGCCCCGACCAGCGCGGCGGCGTGCGGCTGCAGCATGGCCGGGTCACCCATGACGATCGCCGCCTGGGCGCCGCTCCAGTGCAGCGAGGTCGACCACAGCGGTGGATCGCCCAGCCGGCCGAGCAGGGCCCCGGCCTCGGCCAGGTGGGGGGCCAGCCGCGCGGTCTCCCCCAGGCGCGCGGCGGCCACGACCAGCTCGCCCAGCGGGAGCAGCGCGAACAGGTCGACGGGGTGGCGGACGACCGCTTCGCGGGCCCGGCCCCAGGCGCGCAGCAGGGCGGGCAGATCGCTCGCCCGGCGGGCCAGCCCCACCTCGAGGGCGCGCAGGAACAGCTCGTCGCGCGGCTCGAGCGGGCCGCGCCCCGCCTGCGCCTCGGCCAGCTGCCCGGCCGCGGTGGCCATCCGCCCGCGCAGCATCGCCGTCCAGGCCAGCAGCAGCAGGTGGCGCGGCCGGGCCGGCGGGCCACCGACGTCGGCGGCGAGCGCGCGTTCGAGGACCGACTGGGCGCTCCCCAGCTCACCGGTGTGCAGGGCCACCAGCGCGGCGAGCGCGGCCGGGGTGTCCATCAGCAGCGCCGTCCGGCCGACCGGTTCGAGCAGCGCGGCGGCGCGGGTGAGCGTGGACAGCGCGGTCGTCGCCGCCTCGGCGGTGCTGGGCCCCGGGCGGATCGACTCCAGCACGCCGCGGGCCATGAGGGATTCACAGCCGGAGACGATGTTCGGGGCGCGGCCCCGGGTGGCGCCCTGGGCCGCGGCGAGCTCGGCCTCGGCCTCGTCGCGGGCGCCGGTGGCCAGCAGCGCGAGGGCCGCGGAGCCGGCCCGGTGCGGCCCGGCGAGGCGGTAGAGGTCGGCGGTGCTGCCGAGCAGCCCCCGGTGGGCCAGCACGGCCGCGGTCACGCCGGCGGCCGGCCGGTGGTCGGGGGCCGATTCGTCGCGCAACGCGGGATCGGCCCACTGCAGGGCGGCGTCGAGGTCACCGACCAGCGCGGCGGCGAGGGCGCGCCGCACGGCCAGCGACGCGGCGGGGGCGCCGACGTCGGCGGCGTCGGACAGCAGCGCGCCGGCCAGGACGGGGCTCTCCCGGAGCGCGGCATCGGCGTGCTCGACGAGCAGCCGCGCGGCCCGTGGCTCGCGGATGCGGTCCGCCGCCAGCGTGCGGGCGAGCTCGACCGGTTCCTCCCCGCGCTCGAGCAGGAGGACGAACAACCGGCGGCGCAAGGCCCGGGTGACGTCGTTGGGCGTGCTCCGCAGCAGTGCCTCGCGGATGGCCGGCACGACCTCGCCGGTGGGGAGCAGCGCCCCGGTCGCCTGCGCGCGCTGGACGAGGTCCGCCCCCTCGCTGGGGACGGCCAGCAGGTCGGCCAGCAGGTCGGCGTCCAGCGGCGCCCCCGCCGCGAGCGCGTGGAGCACCGACCGGGTGCACTCGTCGAGGTCGGCCAGGTCGGCGAGGATCCGCTCGCCCAGCGGGCCGGGCGTCCCGGTGGTGCCGGTGCCCGTGCCGTGGCGGAGCTGGCCTGCGTCGGGCCTCGCACCTCCGCCCGCGGCGAGCCCCCGGAGCATCGGTTCCACCAGCGCGGGCAGGCCGCCGGTCTGACGCAGCACGGTGTCGACGACGGCCGAGGGCACCGCCGGCCCGAGGTGCTGCTCGGCACAGGCCCGGACGGCGTCGCGGTGGAGCGGGCCGAGCACCACGAGCCGCCGGTCACCGGCCATCGCCTCGACCAGTTCCTGCAGCGCCGGCGGTCGCGGCCAGGCGCGGTAGGCCACCACCACGCGCACCAGCGGGTGGGACAGCAGCCCGCGCAGCCGGCCGAGCGAGCCGGCGGGCAGCCGGTGCGCGTCGTCGGCCAGGACCACGAGCGGCGCGGTCACCGCCTCCGGTCCCGGGGCGTTCTGCGCGTCGACGACGGTGACCCCCACCGCCCGGTAGGCCGTGGCGAGCTCGGCGAGGGCGGCGCTCTTGCCCGTTCCCCCAGCCCCCAGGACGGTGACGTGGGTGGCTCCGTCACCGCCGTCCTGC is from Blastococcus sp. HT6-4 and encodes:
- a CDS encoding LuxR C-terminal-related transcriptional regulator produces the protein MSVDVRTPSRTPSRVPEERPSGSGALRTLARQVVGEQDGGDGATHVTVLGAGGTGKSAALAELATAYRAVGVTVVDAQNAPGPEAVTAPLVVLADDAHRLPAGSLGRLRGLLSHPLVRVVVAYRAWPRPPALQELVEAMAGDRRLVVLGPLHRDAVRACAEQHLGPAVPSAVVDTVLRQTGGLPALVEPMLRGLAAGGGARPDAGQLRHGTGTGTTGTPGPLGERILADLADLDECTRSVLHALAAGAPLDADLLADLLAVPSEGADLVQRAQATGALLPTGEVVPAIREALLRSTPNDVTRALRRRLFVLLLERGEEPVELARTLAADRIREPRAARLLVEHADAALRESPVLAGALLSDAADVGAPAASLAVRRALAAALVGDLDAALQWADPALRDESAPDHRPAAGVTAAVLAHRGLLGSTADLYRLAGPHRAGSAALALLATGARDEAEAELAAAQGATRGRAPNIVSGCESLMARGVLESIRPGPSTAEAATTALSTLTRAAALLEPVGRTALLMDTPAALAALVALHTGELGSAQSVLERALAADVGGPPARPRHLLLLAWTAMLRGRMATAAGQLAEAQAGRGPLEPRDELFLRALEVGLARRASDLPALLRAWGRAREAVVRHPVDLFALLPLGELVVAAARLGETARLAPHLAEAGALLGRLGDPPLWSTSLHWSGAQAAIVMGDPAMLQPHAAALVGAARTSFYAAVLADAGRSWLRVLTGDVDASAVLSAAERLAGIGLTWDGSRLAGQAAARAVRSADRACLLQCARALSGEEPGSPPSGQADDAGRAPAGPTGVLSPREREIAARVVEGLTYREIGGRLYISAKTVEHHVSRMRQRLGASNRSDLLARLRAELAEES